Genomic DNA from Rhodothermales bacterium:
GGATGGGAGCGGCCTGCGTCAACTCACGCCCGACGACCAGGAGGAGGGCTGGCATTCATGGTCCCCGGACGGAACTCTGATCGCGTACGATGGTGCGAACCCGGAAGAACAGAATTATGATATCTATCTCATGAACGCGGACGGGACAGACGTGCGCCGATTGACGACCGACCCGGCGTTCGAGCAGGCTGCCGTGTTTGTGAGGCTTCCGGCAGAGTAGCGACGGTGTCGCTCGAATCGGATAACGTACTTCAGCACTAAAGAAGAGAATGGTGTCGACACGATGAGAGTGTTTTGGTCGGGATTACTGATTGTTCTGGTTTCCTTTTCGGCCGCGTGCGACAACTCAACCGCGGTGCAGGACGACGACGATGACGGAGTTCCTCAGACCATCGGCGACTGGCAACTGGTCTGGAATGACGAGTTCGAAGGCGACCGCGTGGACACGGGGAAGTGGAGTTTCCAGGTTGGCGATGGCTGCGACATCGGACTGTGCGGGTGGGGCAACAATGAACTTCAATCCTACACGACGACGAACGCTTCAGTCGAGGACGGCAAGCTGGTAATCACAGCAGAGCGCGAGTCGGTCGGCGGCAGGGATTACACGTCGGCACGCGTCCGGACAGCAAACAAAGGGGACTGGAAGTACGGTCGGTTTGAGATTCGCGCCAAGCTGCCTCCGGGCCAGGGGTTCTGGCCGGCGATCTGGTTGCTACCTACGGACGGGACGTACGGAGGGTGGGCGGCATCCGGAGAAATTGATATCATGGAGGCGCAGGGCCAGGCCCCCCGCACGGTTCTCGGCACATTGCACTACGGTGACACCTTTCCCAACAACCAGAGTAGCGGAGGAGCGTACTCGCTACCATCCGGCTTTTTCACGGATTCGTTTCACACGTTCGTTCTGGAATGGTCTGAAGGTCGGATGTTGTGGTATGTGGACGACGTGCCCTACCAGGTACAGACCGAATGGAACACGGTTTCGGCTCCGTTCCCGGCGCCGTTTGACCAGCGCTTTCATCTGCTGTTGAATGTCGCGGTTGGAGGGAATTTCGTGGGGGCGCCGGATGGCACCACAACATTTCCCCAGTCCATGGAAGTCGAATACGTGAGAGTATATCAAAAGCCTGATGCCCAGTAGCAGATGACCTGGTCGCCTCGTGCGGCGCCGAGTCGCGGGGTCAACCTGACGATTCATCGGAAGTTGTGTGCGGATCCGGCGACCAATCGGGTCTATCTTTACAGCAGAACGGGCCGGTCGAAGCTCGTTCCTGATTGGCGGAAAGGCGGCATGAAGGCGAGCGATATCGCGCGAGATGCGGATCAGCAGTGAGGGTGGACATGCTTGAGTGGTTTGCGCAGTACGGCCCTGTTACACAGAGTCTTTTTGCGGGGTTATTTACCTGGTCGATCACGGCTCTGGGGGCGGCCCTCGTCATCTTCACGCGGGGTGTCTCGCAGAAAGTCCTCGACGTCATGCTCGGCTTTGCGGCTGGCGTGATGATAGCCGCAAGCTTCTGGTCGCTGCTGTCGCCGGCTATCAGCATGGCACAGATGCAGGGTATTCCGGCATGGCTGCCCGCGACCGTTGGATTCGTGCTCGGCGGTGCATTCCTCAGGATGGCCGACGCCGTGCTGCCCCACCTGCACCCGGGCCTCCCGGTTCGGCAGGCTGAGGGGATCAAAACCTCATGGGAGCGGGCGACACTGCTCGTGCTGGCGATCACGCTGCACAATATTCCGGAAGGACTGGCTGTCGGTGTGGCGTTCGGCGCCGTAGCCGTGGGAATGCAGGCCGATGGCGGGGCATCGCTCGCTGCAGCCGTTGCGCTGGCCATTGGAATCGGAATTCAGAATTTTCCCGAAGGCATCGCGGTAGCGTTGCCGTTGCGTGGCCAGGGCGCCTCAAGACTCAAGAGCTTCTGGTACGGCCAACTGTCCGCAATCGTCGAGCCGGTGGCGGCCGTTACCGGCGCGGCTGCGGTGCTTGTTTTTCAGCCGATCCTGCCCTACGCCCTGGCATTCGCAGCCGGCGCAATGATCTATGTTGTTGTTGAGGAACTGATCCCCGAATCTCATTATCACGGTAACGCAGACCTTGCGACAACCGGGACTCTGGTGGGCTTCGTCGTGATGATGGTCCTGGATGTTGCCCTGGGGTAGGGCGATCCACCCACAATCAGACGCATCCAGATCTCTGTTCAAAACCGATGATCGGATGGCAGGCCGGTCAACTCGTCTTAAATTTCGTTGATTCGACTACAATCATTCCGACTAAGATCATGACCAGATGCCTCCCGTACCTATCTCTGGCTTTTTTCATCGCGATACTTCCCGTCGACGCGCGAGCTCAACTCTCCGGGCCCGAAGCAGCGATTGTTGACTACGTCGACAACCACACCGAAGAGGCTGTCGACCTGCTGGAACAGATCGTGAACATCAACAGCGGGACCATGAACGCGAAGGGCGTTCGTGAAGTGGGGAGCATCTTCGAGGCAAAGCTGAAAGAGATCGGCTTTGAGACCAGTTGGGAAGAGTATCCACCGGAAATGAAGCGCGCCGGCAACCTGTACGCCGAACGTTCGGGCACCCGTGGCAAGCGGGTACTGTTGATCGGGCATCTCGACACCGTATTTGAGGAGGACAGCCCGTTTCAGCGATATGAGCAGATCGACGACTCAACGGCAAAGGGACCGGGCGTGGAGGACATGAAAGGGGGAGACATCGTTATCCTGTATGCTCTCAAGGCCCTTCATGCAGCAGGTGCACTCGACGAAACGCAGATTGTCGTGGCCCTGATGGGCGACGAAGAATACGCGGGCCGGCCTGTCTCGATTTCCAGAAAGGGTCTGCAAGAGATTGGCAAGAGGAGTGATGTCGCCCTGGGATTCGAAGGCATGGCGGGATCGACGGGTACCATCGCTCGCCGGGGTTTCAGTGGATGGCAACTCACGGTGAAAGGAAAGCGGGCGCATTCCTCCGGAATCTTCTCCGACAGCGACGGGGCGGGAGCCATCTTCGAGGCGGCACGCATACTGCATGGCTTCTATGCGGACATTCGCGGTGAAGACTACCTCACATTCGGTGCGGGTATCATACTGGGTGGTACGCGCGTCGAGTACGACAAGCAACTTTCGACAGGAACCGCCTTCGGGAAGTCCAATGTCATTCCAGAAACCGTGATTGTAGACGGTGACCTGCGGGCGGTCTCTATCGATCAATTGAAGCGCACGCAGGAACGGATGCAGGCCATCGTCGCCGCGCACCTTCCGCAGACGTCTGCGCAGATTACGTTTGATGACTCCTTCCCTCCGATGGGTCCGACTTCGGGCAACAAGCGTCTTCTGAAGAGTCTGAGCGACGTAAGTGTTGATCTTGGCTACGATCCGATTGTTGCGCTCGATCCGCTGCAGAGAGGCGCTGCGGATGTGTCCTTCGTTGCTGAGTACGTCGACGCCGTCGATGGCCTGGGGGCTGGAGGGTCTGGCGGCCATACACTGTACGAGACAGTCGACCTTCGGACGATTCCTCTTGCCATCAAGCGGGCCGCCGTTCTTATCTATCGTCTGACGCGATAATTGTGGGTCGCGGACGCCGTAATGCCGGTGCGGGAAAGCGAATGACTGCGTTGCCGGGTTTTCCCCGATAGTCACGCCCTGATCTGTCCGGTATTATTTCTGGAGAAGCGGTGGCGTTTATCGAATCGATCTGCATGTAGCCCGGAGGTGTTTCAACCATGAATACTGGTTTCGAATCTCGCCCAGCACCTGCCTCAAGCCTGTCGGGCGCTGTCGTTTTTTTTCTTGCCCTGCTGATGCTCGCGGGTTGCAGCGGGGAGAGAGCAGCCGCTGACTTCAAGATTGTGGGTTATGTTTTTGGAGGGCGCGGGAGCCCGCCCTTCGCCGTGGATGCTGGACGTTTGACACACATCAACTACGCATTCACTCATATTGAAAACGGCGAAGTTGTGCCTCCCACGTCAGCCGACTCCGTCAATCTCGCATACCTGCGTTCCCTGAAGTCGGCCAACCCGACGCTGGCCATCCTTATCTCGATTGGTGGATGGAGTCGCTCGGAAGGATTCTCGGATGCCGCACTGACGCAAGAGAACCGAGAGAGATTCGCCCGATCGGCTGTCGAGTACATGATGCAGAACGGACTTGATGGCGTCGACCTGGACTGGGAGTATCCGGGTCAGCCGGGAGCCGGCAACACCCATCGACCGGAGGACCGCGAGAACTTTACGTTGATGCTGAAGACGCTTCGCGAGCATCTCGGCCGTGCAGCCTCCGAGGACGGTGACGCTAGTCGTCACTATCTGCTAACCATCGCGAGTGGAGCCAGTCAGACCTACCTGGACCATACGGATCTTGGTACGGCTCATCGATATGTTGATTTCATCAATATCATGACCTACGATTTCTCCGGCACATGGACGGATACAGTATGGCACCACACAAATTTAAGGGCACCGGCCGGCGAGGGAGGCTCAAACCGGGGATCGGATCGCGCCGTTGACGAGCATCGCCGCGCGGGCGTGCCTGGTGATAAACTCGTGCTGGGAGTAGCTTTCTATGGACGCGGATGGGCCGGCGTGCGTGGACTGAATCAGCCGGCCAGCGACAGCGTTTTCGGCCTGCCCTACCACTCGATCGCCGGTCTGGAAGGCAGCGGTCAGGGTTTCGTCCGACAGTGGGATGAGGACGCTCAGGCACCGTATCTGTGGAACGACGACACGGGTACGTTTATCACATATGACGATACGGTATCTCTTCGGAAGAAAG
This window encodes:
- a CDS encoding glycoside hydrolase family 16 protein; this translates as MRVFWSGLLIVLVSFSAACDNSTAVQDDDDDGVPQTIGDWQLVWNDEFEGDRVDTGKWSFQVGDGCDIGLCGWGNNELQSYTTTNASVEDGKLVITAERESVGGRDYTSARVRTANKGDWKYGRFEIRAKLPPGQGFWPAIWLLPTDGTYGGWAASGEIDIMEAQGQAPRTVLGTLHYGDTFPNNQSSGGAYSLPSGFFTDSFHTFVLEWSEGRMLWYVDDVPYQVQTEWNTVSAPFPAPFDQRFHLLLNVAVGGNFVGAPDGTTTFPQSMEVEYVRVYQKPDAQ
- a CDS encoding ZIP family metal transporter, with the translated sequence MLEWFAQYGPVTQSLFAGLFTWSITALGAALVIFTRGVSQKVLDVMLGFAAGVMIAASFWSLLSPAISMAQMQGIPAWLPATVGFVLGGAFLRMADAVLPHLHPGLPVRQAEGIKTSWERATLLVLAITLHNIPEGLAVGVAFGAVAVGMQADGGASLAAAVALAIGIGIQNFPEGIAVALPLRGQGASRLKSFWYGQLSAIVEPVAAVTGAAAVLVFQPILPYALAFAAGAMIYVVVEELIPESHYHGNADLATTGTLVGFVVMMVLDVALG
- a CDS encoding M20/M25/M40 family metallo-hydrolase — its product is MEQIVNINSGTMNAKGVREVGSIFEAKLKEIGFETSWEEYPPEMKRAGNLYAERSGTRGKRVLLIGHLDTVFEEDSPFQRYEQIDDSTAKGPGVEDMKGGDIVILYALKALHAAGALDETQIVVALMGDEEYAGRPVSISRKGLQEIGKRSDVALGFEGMAGSTGTIARRGFSGWQLTVKGKRAHSSGIFSDSDGAGAIFEAARILHGFYADIRGEDYLTFGAGIILGGTRVEYDKQLSTGTAFGKSNVIPETVIVDGDLRAVSIDQLKRTQERMQAIVAAHLPQTSAQITFDDSFPPMGPTSGNKRLLKSLSDVSVDLGYDPIVALDPLQRGAADVSFVAEYVDAVDGLGAGGSGGHTLYETVDLRTIPLAIKRAAVLIYRLTR
- a CDS encoding glycoside hydrolase family 18 protein, whose amino-acid sequence is MNTGFESRPAPASSLSGAVVFFLALLMLAGCSGERAAADFKIVGYVFGGRGSPPFAVDAGRLTHINYAFTHIENGEVVPPTSADSVNLAYLRSLKSANPTLAILISIGGWSRSEGFSDAALTQENRERFARSAVEYMMQNGLDGVDLDWEYPGQPGAGNTHRPEDRENFTLMLKTLREHLGRAASEDGDASRHYLLTIASGASQTYLDHTDLGTAHRYVDFINIMTYDFSGTWTDTVWHHTNLRAPAGEGGSNRGSDRAVDEHRRAGVPGDKLVLGVAFYGRGWAGVRGLNQPASDSVFGLPYHSIAGLEGSGQGFVRQWDEDAQAPYLWNDDTGTFITYDDTVSLRKKVQFVKDEGLGGVMFWEHSADTTGALLRTLDYHLR